One window of the Natrinema sp. CBA1119 genome contains the following:
- a CDS encoding PaaI family thioesterase, which produces MTDGAPTMDAVDEFDDPEAMLQYFLEENQEFLSWLGTTVDNVGEGTMTMSIPYDEKLTNTRPNAAPDEQADLHGGVAATLIDTVGGLSLRTAMDDPFGTRIATINLNVNYLRPATGDLVATADVIRVGGSVGVSEITVESTAPDGETKAVAIGQGAYRVFRENST; this is translated from the coding sequence ATGACCGACGGCGCGCCGACGATGGATGCAGTCGACGAGTTCGACGACCCGGAGGCGATGCTCCAGTACTTCCTCGAGGAGAATCAGGAGTTCCTCTCGTGGCTCGGCACGACCGTCGACAACGTCGGCGAGGGGACGATGACGATGTCGATCCCCTACGACGAGAAACTGACGAACACGCGGCCGAACGCCGCGCCCGACGAGCAGGCGGATCTCCACGGCGGCGTCGCCGCCACCCTTATCGACACCGTTGGCGGCCTGTCGCTGCGAACGGCGATGGACGATCCCTTCGGGACGCGGATCGCGACGATCAACCTGAACGTCAACTACCTCCGGCCGGCGACGGGGGATCTCGTGGCGACCGCGGACGTGATCCGGGTCGGCGGCAGCGTCGGCGTCAGCGAGATCACCGTCGAGAGTACGGCACCCGACGGCGAGACGAAAGCTGTCGCGATCGGACAGGGCGCGTACCGGGTCTTCCGCGAGAACTCGACGTAG
- a CDS encoding lipoate--protein ligase family protein yields MRVVRGRRDTLAADRDASRRLLSIAADGGEPAVRVWTPHRQVAFGRRDACLERYDHAREAARGRGFSPLERDVGGRAVAYDGTTTLAFARAEPIADIRAGTTERYERATADLERALDTLGLEPTRGEPDDSFCPGTHSLSVVDASTGGRRRRKIVGIAQRVRRGAALVAGVVLVANREELAGVLEPVYDALGVPLEPASIGTIADAGGPADPAKVRTVIEDALVGDATAVSLEGVGDGDERCH; encoded by the coding sequence ATGCGCGTCGTTCGCGGACGGAGGGACACGCTCGCGGCCGACCGAGACGCGAGTCGACGGCTGCTCTCGATCGCCGCCGACGGCGGCGAGCCAGCCGTCCGCGTCTGGACGCCACACCGGCAGGTCGCCTTCGGTCGTCGGGACGCTTGTCTCGAAAGGTACGATCACGCCCGCGAGGCCGCACGCGGGAGAGGGTTTTCGCCGCTCGAGCGCGATGTCGGGGGGAGAGCGGTCGCCTACGACGGAACGACGACGCTGGCGTTCGCTCGCGCCGAACCGATCGCGGATATCCGGGCCGGAACGACCGAGCGCTACGAGCGGGCCACGGCCGATCTCGAGCGAGCACTCGACACGCTGGGCCTCGAGCCGACTCGAGGCGAACCCGACGACTCGTTCTGTCCCGGAACGCACTCGCTGTCGGTGGTGGACGCGAGCACCGGCGGGCGGCGACGGCGGAAGATCGTCGGCATCGCCCAGCGCGTCCGGCGGGGCGCTGCCCTCGTCGCCGGCGTCGTCCTCGTCGCGAACCGCGAGGAACTCGCGGGCGTGCTCGAGCCGGTCTACGACGCGCTCGGGGTGCCCCTCGAGCCGGCGTCGATAGGGACTATCGCGGATGCGGGCGGCCCCGCCGATCCGGCGAAGGTTCGGACCGTGATCGAGGACGCGCTGGTCGGCGACGCGACGGCCGTTTCGCTCGAGGGCGTCGGTGACGGAGACGAGAGGTGCCACTGA
- a CDS encoding CDGSH iron-sulfur domain-containing protein has protein sequence MTRLVELEESGPRRLEPSDIDDEKGDIAVCQCGLSDSFPFCDGSHRATRDEDDDATYVYEDGERREVERVVTVDESDG, from the coding sequence ATGACACGACTGGTCGAACTCGAGGAGAGCGGGCCACGCAGACTCGAGCCGTCCGATATCGACGACGAAAAGGGGGATATCGCGGTCTGTCAGTGTGGACTGTCGGACTCGTTTCCGTTCTGTGACGGGAGCCATCGGGCGACGCGCGACGAGGACGACGACGCGACCTACGTCTACGAGGACGGCGAGCGCCGGGAAGTCGAACGGGTCGTGACGGTCGACGAAAGCGATGGGTAA
- a CDS encoding cation-translocating P-type ATPase → MAQDSPPTERSSGSTTETDGSSAAGEPSAGTDADTDTCDLCDLPTPAEPIVASDVNGTFCCRGCLEVHRTLERADDAPDESAVQSRLDQRDRVGDDRDRDRNLDDLDGEDAFLAVDGMHCSTCEAFLETTAEREPGVLGATASYATDTIRLVYDPDRLAADDLPDLVSGYGYTAADRSAADGDAGADDGLAPLLLGGFFGMMVMVWYVLFLYPTYFGLEPVADFGGYETAFLSANIWLFTSFILFYTGYPILRGAFVSLRAGRPNMDLLVATAALGSYGYSAVAVLLGHSHLYFDVTVAIVLVVTAGTHYETSVKRRATGLLAELTEQQVDEARLESGETVPLEAIEPGDRLLVRPGERVPLDGEIREGSAAVDESLITGESLPVGKRAGDFVRGGTVVTDAPIVIAVGDEAESTLDRLVSLLWSIQSSRPGVQRLADKLATVFVPLVVVLAVGTAAVSLATGSSASTALLLGLTVVIVSCPCALGLATPLAIAAGVQTAAERGIVVAAETIFEDAPDIDVVVLDKTGTLTTGTMAVESVHTVDDGDGGAHAIDDDDEGVRATDGGNGGVSDRNADELLRRAGAVEALSEHPIAQAVADAAADRAASDTVANSAVEEFEHADRGVSGLVDGERVVVGHPDFLRERGLAVPDALEPRIDDARAAGRVPVVVGWDDRARGLIVVGDSPREELDDALETLADGREVVVLTGDEGPATEAFRSLEGVDEVFAGVPPEAKAETVDRLRARGTVAMVGDGSNDAPALAAADVGIAMGGGTRLATDAADAVIVGDDLTAVAETFDIATSTHRRIRQNLGWAFAYNAVAIPLAVAGLLNPLFAAVAMAASSALVVCNSARSM, encoded by the coding sequence ATGGCACAGGACTCACCGCCGACCGAGCGCTCGTCCGGATCCACAACGGAGACCGACGGCTCGAGCGCGGCCGGCGAACCGAGCGCCGGTACCGACGCTGACACCGACACCTGCGACCTCTGTGACCTGCCGACTCCCGCGGAGCCGATCGTTGCCTCCGACGTGAACGGAACCTTTTGCTGTCGGGGCTGTCTCGAGGTCCACCGAACCCTCGAGCGAGCGGACGATGCACCGGACGAGTCGGCGGTGCAATCGAGGCTCGACCAGCGAGACCGGGTCGGGGACGACCGCGATCGCGACCGCAATCTCGACGACCTCGACGGCGAGGACGCCTTCCTCGCGGTCGATGGCATGCACTGCTCGACGTGCGAGGCCTTCCTCGAGACGACCGCCGAGCGCGAACCGGGTGTTCTCGGCGCGACGGCGAGCTACGCGACGGACACGATCCGGCTCGTCTACGATCCCGACCGGCTCGCAGCCGACGACCTTCCCGATCTCGTCTCCGGCTACGGCTACACCGCGGCCGATCGATCGGCCGCCGACGGTGACGCGGGAGCCGACGACGGCCTCGCCCCGCTCTTGCTGGGCGGCTTCTTCGGGATGATGGTCATGGTGTGGTACGTCCTGTTCCTCTACCCGACCTACTTCGGCCTCGAGCCGGTCGCCGACTTCGGCGGCTACGAGACCGCCTTTCTCTCGGCGAACATCTGGCTGTTCACGTCGTTCATCCTCTTCTACACCGGCTATCCGATCCTCCGGGGCGCGTTCGTCAGCCTCCGGGCGGGTCGGCCGAACATGGACCTGCTCGTGGCGACGGCCGCGCTCGGCTCGTACGGCTACAGCGCAGTCGCCGTACTGCTCGGTCACAGCCACCTCTACTTCGATGTCACCGTCGCAATCGTCCTCGTCGTCACCGCGGGCACCCACTACGAGACGTCGGTCAAGCGCCGCGCGACCGGACTGCTCGCCGAACTGACCGAGCAGCAGGTCGACGAGGCCCGCCTCGAGAGCGGCGAGACCGTCCCGCTCGAGGCCATCGAGCCCGGCGACCGGCTCCTCGTCCGACCCGGCGAGCGGGTTCCCCTCGACGGCGAGATCCGAGAGGGATCCGCCGCCGTCGACGAGTCGCTGATCACCGGCGAATCCCTGCCCGTCGGGAAGCGTGCGGGTGATTTCGTCCGCGGCGGCACCGTCGTCACCGACGCCCCGATCGTCATCGCGGTCGGCGACGAGGCCGAGAGCACTCTCGATCGGCTCGTCTCCCTGCTCTGGTCGATTCAGAGTTCGCGGCCGGGCGTCCAGCGGCTCGCTGACAAACTCGCGACCGTCTTCGTTCCGCTGGTGGTCGTCCTCGCCGTCGGGACGGCCGCCGTCTCGCTCGCGACCGGCTCGAGCGCGTCGACTGCATTGTTGCTCGGGCTGACGGTCGTGATCGTCTCCTGTCCGTGCGCGCTCGGGCTCGCGACCCCGCTGGCGATCGCCGCGGGCGTTCAGACCGCCGCCGAGCGGGGTATCGTCGTCGCCGCGGAGACGATCTTCGAGGACGCGCCAGACATCGACGTGGTCGTCCTCGACAAGACGGGAACGCTCACGACGGGGACGATGGCCGTCGAGAGCGTTCACACCGTCGACGACGGCGACGGAGGGGCTCACGCGATCGACGATGATGACGAGGGCGTTCGCGCGACCGACGGCGGCAACGGAGGTGTGAGTGACCGGAACGCCGACGAACTGCTCCGGCGCGCCGGCGCGGTCGAAGCGCTCTCCGAGCATCCGATCGCGCAAGCCGTGGCCGACGCCGCGGCCGACCGCGCGGCGAGCGACACCGTCGCGAACAGCGCCGTCGAGGAATTCGAGCACGCCGACCGCGGCGTCAGCGGCCTCGTCGACGGCGAGCGCGTCGTCGTCGGCCACCCCGACTTCCTCCGGGAGCGCGGGCTCGCGGTTCCCGACGCCCTCGAGCCGCGGATCGACGACGCTCGCGCGGCCGGTCGCGTTCCCGTCGTCGTCGGCTGGGACGATCGGGCTCGCGGGCTGATCGTCGTCGGGGACTCGCCCCGCGAGGAACTGGACGACGCGCTCGAGACGCTCGCCGACGGGCGCGAGGTCGTCGTCCTCACCGGTGACGAGGGGCCGGCGACCGAGGCCTTCCGCTCGCTCGAGGGCGTCGACGAGGTCTTCGCCGGCGTGCCGCCGGAAGCGAAGGCCGAAACGGTCGACCGGCTTCGGGCTCGAGGAACGGTCGCGATGGTCGGCGACGGGAGCAACGACGCGCCCGCGCTGGCCGCCGCAGATGTCGGGATCGCGATGGGCGGCGGGACCCGGCTCGCGACCGACGCGGCCGACGCGGTGATCGTCGGCGACGATCTCACGGCCGTCGCGGAGACGTTCGACATCGCGACGAGCACCCATCGGCGGATCCGCCAGAACCTCGGCTGGGCCTTCGCCTACAACGCGGTCGCGATCCCGCTGGCGGTCGCCGGCCTCCTGAACCCGCTGTTCGCCGCCGTCGCGATGGCCGCGAGCAGCGCGCTGGTCGTCTGTAACTCCGCGCGTTCGATGTGA
- a CDS encoding sulfite exporter TauE/SafE family protein produces MSVASTAPVLGAPLEYGRLSAVPPLIEATGAGTGLERVNLLVLFVVGLLAGAHCLGMCGPLVTTYADRIGAASDKRRDDTLTGYEVRQHALFNLGRTASYAAIGGLFGLLGAVTIASSEAVAAVGDGVRGATGILVGIAIIASGLYYVRGRTAVPGHDLPVVGALFRRLSGLLSSRVDRLATSPGIVALGAVHGLMPCPIIYPAYLYAFSLGSPTRGALSLGVLGLGTIPTLFAYGTVMTTIGAETRVRLHRGLGAAFIVLGYIPLSHGLMLYGIHLPHLPLPYTPLF; encoded by the coding sequence ATGTCAGTCGCATCGACCGCCCCCGTACTCGGCGCGCCACTCGAATACGGCCGGCTTTCGGCCGTCCCTCCGCTGATCGAAGCCACGGGAGCGGGGACCGGACTCGAGCGTGTAAACCTGCTCGTGCTCTTCGTCGTCGGACTCCTCGCGGGTGCACACTGCCTGGGAATGTGCGGGCCGCTTGTGACGACCTACGCCGACCGAATCGGTGCCGCGAGCGACAAGCGCCGCGACGATACGCTCACTGGCTACGAGGTGCGCCAGCACGCCCTGTTCAACCTCGGTCGAACGGCCAGTTACGCGGCCATCGGCGGCCTGTTCGGCCTGCTGGGCGCGGTCACGATCGCCTCGAGCGAGGCCGTCGCCGCGGTCGGCGATGGCGTCAGGGGCGCGACGGGGATCCTCGTCGGAATCGCGATCATCGCGAGCGGGCTCTACTACGTGCGCGGGCGGACTGCCGTCCCCGGCCACGACCTCCCCGTCGTCGGCGCGCTGTTCCGCCGCCTCTCGGGGCTGCTCTCGAGTCGGGTCGATCGACTCGCGACGTCGCCGGGGATCGTGGCGCTCGGCGCGGTCCACGGGCTCATGCCGTGTCCGATCATCTACCCGGCCTACCTCTACGCGTTCTCGCTCGGCTCGCCGACGCGCGGAGCACTCTCGCTGGGCGTCCTCGGACTCGGGACGATCCCTACGCTGTTCGCCTACGGCACCGTCATGACCACGATCGGCGCCGAGACGCGCGTTCGGCTCCACCGCGGCCTGGGCGCAGCGTTCATCGTTCTCGGCTACATCCCCCTCTCGCACGGGCTGATGCTGTACGGAATCCACCTCCCGCACCTGCCGCTGCCGTACACCCCACTGTTCTAA
- a CDS encoding cytochrome-ba3 oxidase subunit yields the protein MALETVTPRLAATAGLLAIVPVLIYGVTDSGLAGVVSAVNVVLIIGSLYLAMSPVEGTHGDGHGHDHGGDGNGTAG from the coding sequence ATGGCCCTCGAGACAGTCACGCCCCGACTCGCGGCGACCGCGGGGCTGCTCGCGATCGTCCCGGTACTTATCTACGGTGTTACCGACTCGGGACTTGCCGGTGTCGTCAGCGCGGTTAACGTAGTTCTCATCATTGGCTCGCTGTACCTCGCGATGTCGCCGGTCGAGGGAACGCACGGCGACGGCCACGGACACGACCACGGTGGCGACGGAAACGGCACAGCCGGTTGA
- a CDS encoding cytochrome c oxidase subunit II — protein MNIHTYEKVWLVASMVLIVGFIATITYGAIGPGIAMINDEGGDISPDAIADDERFDDPGVEHVGGNEYEVAVIAQAWSYSPSEIEVPANSEVTFYVTSLDVTHSFSVVGTNVNTMVVPGQVSEMTVQFDEPGEYGILCNEYCGEFHHTMEGKLNVVPEDEFDLTELSVEAPDEVAAGNETTINATVSNGMQTDLETTATLEIGDQTDERDVTVSGDSSETVEFPVDTAELEPGEYDWTVTVDGYEETGTLSITDATAGGDGGSDGGDGDA, from the coding sequence ATGAACATTCACACCTACGAGAAGGTCTGGCTGGTCGCGTCGATGGTGTTGATCGTCGGCTTCATCGCGACGATCACGTACGGCGCGATCGGCCCCGGCATCGCGATGATAAACGACGAGGGCGGTGACATCAGTCCGGACGCTATCGCCGACGACGAGCGGTTCGACGACCCCGGCGTCGAACACGTCGGCGGCAACGAGTACGAGGTGGCCGTCATCGCGCAGGCGTGGTCGTACTCACCGAGCGAGATCGAAGTGCCGGCCAATAGCGAGGTCACGTTTTACGTCACGAGCCTGGACGTGACACACAGCTTCTCCGTCGTCGGGACGAACGTCAACACGATGGTCGTCCCCGGACAGGTCTCGGAGATGACAGTCCAGTTCGACGAACCGGGGGAGTACGGCATTCTCTGTAACGAGTACTGCGGGGAGTTCCACCACACGATGGAGGGGAAACTGAACGTCGTCCCCGAAGACGAGTTCGACCTGACCGAGCTGTCCGTCGAGGCCCCCGACGAGGTCGCGGCGGGTAACGAGACAACGATCAACGCGACCGTGTCAAACGGGATGCAAACCGACCTCGAGACGACCGCGACCCTCGAGATCGGCGACCAGACGGACGAGCGCGATGTGACGGTCTCGGGCGACAGTAGCGAGACCGTCGAGTTCCCGGTCGACACCGCCGAACTGGAGCCAGGCGAGTACGACTGGACGGTCACCGTCGACGGCTACGAGGAGACCGGAACGCTCTCGATCACCGACGCGACCGCCGGCGGTGACGGCGGTTCCGACGGAGGTGACGGCGATGCGTAA
- a CDS encoding b(o/a)3-type cytochrome-c oxidase subunit 1 yields the protein MRNAYVDQFPTEARVIKAAFWSSFIALAIGGSLGLVQALHRTDVFRFLESPDYYTVLTAHGVLLAISFTIFFLVGVFTWAVTTSLDRGVEDIRFTWGWYAMMVVGTVLVGVTIFAGFLEEPPVVLGSELYADVLFTFYAPLQAHPFFYIGLVLFVVGSWLAGVDWFRTWWAWRSENPDERIPLPTFMVLTTTLFWYICTLGVALSILVFLLPWSLGLVDSVNPLLTRTLFWYFGHAVVYFWLMPTYILWYTMLPKFSGGKLFSDPLARVVFVLFLLLSTPLGIHHQYLDPGIAEGFKFIAMTNTMFLLLPSLLTAFTVVASMEHGARQRGGEGYVGWLTALPWRDPIFTGMALAGLMFAAAGFSGMINAGMNINYLVHNTWWVVGHFHLTVGTAVALTFMASAYWFIPQLTGKELWNRSVALGQVLLWFIGMTFMSNAMHRSGLFGMPRRTAEPQYQGFEFEPAVGTVGEINAQVALGAVLLTVSLALFLLNMVMTSFNETSDAIPDNTFAGTLSGPEDSPAILDNLALWTAIAVVLVIFAYTLPLASIIDGSGLFGSDIDGFQLGIETGRALVLESIREVVP from the coding sequence ATGCGTAACGCCTACGTCGACCAGTTCCCGACCGAAGCGCGCGTGATCAAGGCGGCGTTCTGGAGCTCCTTCATCGCGCTGGCGATCGGCGGCTCGCTCGGCCTCGTGCAGGCGCTCCACCGGACGGACGTCTTCCGGTTCCTCGAGTCGCCGGACTACTATACCGTCCTGACCGCCCACGGCGTCTTGCTGGCGATCTCGTTCACGATCTTCTTCCTCGTAGGAGTCTTTACCTGGGCGGTGACGACCAGCCTCGATCGCGGTGTCGAAGACATTCGATTCACGTGGGGCTGGTACGCCATGATGGTGGTCGGAACGGTGCTGGTCGGCGTCACGATCTTCGCCGGATTCCTCGAGGAACCGCCCGTGGTTCTCGGCTCGGAACTGTACGCGGACGTCCTCTTTACGTTCTACGCGCCGCTGCAGGCACACCCCTTCTTTTACATCGGGCTGGTGCTGTTCGTCGTCGGCTCTTGGCTCGCCGGGGTCGACTGGTTCCGAACGTGGTGGGCCTGGCGGAGCGAGAACCCCGACGAACGGATCCCGCTCCCGACGTTCATGGTGTTGACGACGACGCTGTTCTGGTACATCTGTACGCTTGGCGTCGCGCTGTCGATACTCGTCTTCTTGCTGCCGTGGTCGCTGGGGCTCGTCGACTCCGTCAATCCGCTGTTGACCAGAACGCTGTTCTGGTACTTCGGACACGCCGTCGTCTACTTCTGGCTCATGCCGACGTACATCCTGTGGTACACGATGTTGCCGAAGTTCTCCGGCGGCAAACTGTTCAGCGACCCGCTCGCACGCGTCGTCTTCGTGCTGTTCCTGTTGCTCTCGACGCCGCTGGGCATTCACCACCAGTACCTGGATCCGGGCATCGCTGAAGGGTTCAAGTTCATCGCGATGACGAACACGATGTTCCTCCTCCTGCCGAGTCTGCTCACCGCCTTTACCGTCGTCGCCAGCATGGAACACGGTGCGCGCCAGCGCGGCGGCGAGGGCTACGTCGGCTGGCTCACGGCGCTGCCCTGGCGCGATCCGATCTTTACCGGCATGGCGCTCGCTGGGCTGATGTTCGCCGCGGCCGGCTTCTCCGGCATGATCAACGCGGGGATGAACATCAACTACCTCGTCCACAACACGTGGTGGGTCGTCGGCCACTTCCATCTGACCGTCGGCACCGCCGTTGCGTTGACCTTCATGGCGTCCGCCTACTGGTTCATTCCGCAGTTGACCGGTAAGGAGCTCTGGAACCGCTCGGTCGCGCTGGGGCAGGTACTGCTCTGGTTTATCGGAATGACGTTCATGTCGAACGCGATGCACCGATCCGGGCTGTTCGGAATGCCCCGCCGGACCGCCGAACCGCAGTACCAGGGCTTCGAGTTCGAGCCCGCCGTGGGCACCGTCGGCGAGATCAACGCGCAGGTCGCCCTCGGCGCGGTGTTACTGACCGTGTCGCTGGCCCTGTTCCTCCTGAACATGGTCATGACCTCGTTCAACGAGACCAGCGACGCGATCCCCGACAACACCTTTGCCGGCACGCTCTCGGGCCCCGAGGACTCGCCGGCCATCCTCGACAACCTCGCGCTCTGGACCGCGATCGCCGTCGTCCTCGTGATCTTCGCGTACACGCTCCCGCTGGCGAGCATCATCGACGGGAGCGGTCTGTTCGGCTCCGATATCGACGGCTTCCAGCTCGGCATCGAGACCGGTCGCGCACTCGTCCTCGAGTCCATCCGGGAGGTGGTCCCCTAG